A DNA window from Augochlora pura isolate Apur16 chromosome 9, APUR_v2.2.1, whole genome shotgun sequence contains the following coding sequences:
- the LOC144475259 gene encoding exportin-4 isoform X4, producing METHYAEKEAFEKESIKRIFKFSLGILDELIKKDGQDDTLTLLKHLLPILETICTWRITITNHTCLLHEHLSLDESWQDVILPPAVQDLFFTLYWKIRSNPQLAHIARICLVQLGTLDGSVFSSKEMKIQYFSNYTQRFLEFITNIEIIDQEAPGIAQIVKDLTKFISTNFTTLPEDLVKAFMEQLCRLTCLYVENSAQEEFLCANECLFSEGLDILFGIWIDILSTTSTSEKTIPYEFCKQSSMQIFNVYVQCHLCPPEGVRNLEEKDLNKKEDETEDDDKVRFKEQLQMIGCFGRQILDHSLSLLSHLIRDRTSKLREILNKLVGQTESLSTLNNTYTIKLYEDIHWLLLISGHVLCMESICEIPSIPTEIKDYCIEQANQRKIDINLISQFLVASENCSSDVNVAVTSVDNVIHVVTDIFRLCAIEKTAILVRLDSILSPVLSCTILWFLNRWSLSYLFEISIKEHTFLDVFRKGSSGASWAINFLLEKIEYSINVFKSEATIMQETIKLLMSLVVSRKKASEILKSERFKSIWKMAVKGQYHQEDFPSDVKKGLIKAVIVCVFIVTDIEEEEENYWGQVLLQPLQDRYIKITSDEKFLKSYQNEGTKFEIIDILERFIGVAQGSQHKITSSTRRIKILIQNMYPVLEKLPNLLSLYHNYQQIVQLILEFLFECSKITVPYNLSEAEESQIYEIFLNTMKSYMRHNNNRFEFNLSEEGNYQDIQFIMEMLCDLSQSANRPKLLADVFLCGLNIITPIVTINLLQFPILCSLYYRMITCFCENFPDKACNLPPELMRPMLESLEWGLFMSINQVPKLCLEIISYLAEHIYSHPTQILAPFLKLLMTALFSQQIDDDFIPSARYPLYYLIICYQEEYKQIVQNILAAQTDQQIVHRLAEAFTKLTTNPSNLDYEEIIINVRLILMMK from the exons ATGGAAACCCATTATGCTGAAAAGGAAGCATTTGAAAAAGAatctataaaaagaattttcaagttCAGCCTTGGAATACTTGACGAATTGATTAAAAAGGATGGGCAAGATGATACTCTGACACTTCTCAAACATTTACTTCCAATTTTAGAAACAATATGTACATGGcgaataacaattacaa atCATACATGTCTTTTACATGAACATTTAAGTTTGGATGAAAGCTGGCAGGATGTAATATTACCTCCAGCTGTAcaggatttattttttactctGTATTGGAAAATTCGAAGCAACCCACAATTAGCTCATATAGCAAGAATTTGTTTAGTACAGTTGGGTACCTTAGATGGTTCAGTATTTTCAtcaaaagaaatgaaaatacaatacttttctaattatacTCAGAGATTTTTGgagtttattacaaatattgaaattattgaccAAGAAGCGCCTGGAATTGCTCAGATTGTAAAGGATTTgactaaatttattagtaCAAATTTTACAACTTTACCTGAGGATCTGGTAAAAGCGTTTATGGAACAGTTATGTAGATTAACTTGTTTATACGTGGAAAATTCAGCACAAGAAGAATTT tTGTGTGCAAATGAATGCTTATTCTCAGAGGGTTTGGATATTTTGTTTGGAATATGGATAGACATTTTATCAACAACTAGTACAAGTGAAAAAACGATTCCTTATGAATTTTGCAAGCAAAGTTctatgcaaatatttaatgtttatgtTCAGTGCCACTTATGTCCACCAGAAGGAGTAAGAAATCTAGAAGAGAAAGACCTGAACAAAAAAGAAGATGAAACTGAGGATGATGATAAAGTTAGATTTAAGGAGCAATTGCAAATGATTG GTTGTTTTGGAAGACAAATATTAGATCATTCTCTTTCACTATTGTCACATTTGATAAGAGATCGTACCTCGAAATTAcgagaaattttaaacaaattagtgGGACAAACTGAATCCTTAAGCACATTAAACAATacttatacaattaaattatatgaagacATACACTGGCTGTTACTCATATCAGGCCACGTACTTTGCATGGAATCTATTTGTGAGATTCCTTCAATACCTACGGAAATAAAGGATTATTGTATAGAACAG gcaaatcaaagaaaaatcgatataaatCTTATATCACAATTTTTAGTAGCATCAGAGAATTGTTCTTCAGATGTTAATGTGGCTGTGACATCAGTGGATAATGTTATACATGTTGTCACAGATATTTTTCGTCTGTGCGCTATAGAAAAAACTGCAATACTTGTCCGTTTAGACAGCATTTTAAGTCCTGTATTGAGCTGTACTATACTATGGTTTTTGAACAGATGGTCACTCAGTTATCTTTTTGAAATATCTATAAAAGAACATACATTTTTAGATGTATTTCGAAAAGGTAGTTCTGGTGCATCGTGGGCTATAAACtttcttttagaaaaaattgaatatagtaTTAATGTTTTCAAAAGTGAGGCTACCATAATGCaggaaactataaaattattaatgtctCTTGTTGTTTCACGAAAAAA agcatcagaaatattgaaatctgAACGATTTAAATCGATTTGGAAAATGGCGGTGAAGGGACAATACCACCAAGAAGACTTTCCATCAGATGTTAAAAAGGGATTAATAAAAGCAGTGATTGTTTGTGTATTCATAGTTACAGATatagaggaagaagaagagaattaTTGGGGACAAGTTTTATTACAACCACTTCAAGACaggtatataaaaattacctcggatgaaaagtttttaaaatcttatCAGAACGAAGGAactaaatttgaaattatagatattttagaaCGTTTTATTG GAGTTGCACAGGGATCTCAACATAAAATCACATCATCTAcacgtcgaataaaaatattgattcaaaATATGTATCCAGTACTAGAGAAACTTCCTAACTTACTGTCTTTGTATCATAATTATCAGCAAATAGTACAATTAATATTGGAATTCCTGTTTGAATGCTCAAAAATAACAGTTCCTTATAACTTGTCTgag GCTGAAGAATCGCagatatatgaaatattcttgAACACAATGAAAAGTTATATGCgccataataataatagattcgAATTTAATCTAAGTGAGGAAGGCAATTACCaagatatacaatttataatggAAATGTTATGTGATTTGTCACAGAGTGCTAACAGGCCGAAATTGCTTGCAGATGTATTTTTATGTGGTCTGAATATAATTACACCTATagtaactataaatttattacaatttccaATATTATGTTCACT ctACTATAGAATGATAACAtgtttttgtgaaaatttcCCTGACAAAGCATGTAATTTACCCCCTGAATTGATGCGGCCAATGTTAGAATCTTTAGAATGGGGTTTATTTATGAGTATTAATCAAGTACCTAAATTGtgtttggaaataatttcatatttagcagaaCACATATATTCACACCCCACGCAAATATTAGCGCCATTTTTGAAG TTGCTGATGACTGCACTTTTCTCACAACAAATTGATGACGATTTTATACCGTCAGCACGCTACCcactttattatttgataatctGTTATCAAGAGGAATACAAGCAGATcgttcaaaatattttggcTGCTCAGACGGATCAACAAATTGTACATAGACTGGCAGAAGCTTTTACAAAACTTACGACTAATCCAAGCAATTTGGATTACGAAGAAATTATCATTAATGtgagattaattttaatgatgaaataa